The following coding sequences are from one Desulfurococcus sp. window:
- a CDS encoding 4Fe-4S binding protein produces the protein MSNPGRYLRVIDLGACIGCGACEAVCDFLHDGRSNIKVYRTSIGLEIPVSCMHCAKAPCIDVCPTKAMSRDRDGAVYIEASKCIGCMACLYACPFGIPELDDTLKVAVKCDLCSALRKAGLEPACSSICPAGAIVYGEKALVFDRIKERTAEVIAGARFEAFR, from the coding sequence ATCTCGAACCCAGGTAGGTACTTAAGAGTCATAGACCTCGGAGCATGCATCGGCTGCGGGGCATGCGAGGCTGTATGCGACTTCCTCCACGATGGGCGCTCGAACATTAAGGTGTACAGGACGAGCATCGGCCTCGAGATCCCGGTTTCATGCATGCACTGCGCGAAAGCCCCCTGCATAGACGTCTGCCCGACGAAAGCCATGAGTAGAGACAGAGACGGCGCAGTCTACATTGAAGCAAGCAAGTGTATAGGCTGCATGGCCTGCCTCTACGCCTGCCCCTTCGGCATCCCCGAGCTAGACGACACGCTTAAAGTAGCCGTGAAGTGCGATCTATGCTCAGCTCTAAGGAAAGCAGGGTTAGAGCCAGCGTGCAGCTCTATATGTCCTGCTGGAGCAATAGTGTACGGTGAGAAAGCCTTAGTCTTCGATAGAATCAAGGAGAGAACAGCTGAAGTAATAGCTGGAGCTAGATTCGAAGCCTTCAGGTGA
- a CDS encoding HAD family hydrolase: MVHPALLGVKLVLFDLDGTLVDSEDFIVWSFTEAGRLTGIQVDPELVREMIGYPLESLVRVILGGVSEEKLREFTEVRRRLVSENWFKRVRVYPDVPPVLEYLSSNGFTLGVASSSVRERLELFLEYFGLTRFFKTISGVEPGVRGKPEPDVLLRALKATGVDSSEAVYIGDRIVDCIAAKRARVRSVLVDRGWLKNKGECTPDYTIPSLLALINN; this comes from the coding sequence ATGGTTCACCCAGCTCTCCTAGGAGTTAAACTAGTTCTCTTCGACCTTGATGGTACTCTCGTGGATAGCGAGGACTTCATAGTGTGGAGTTTCACGGAGGCTGGAAGGCTTACAGGGATTCAAGTAGACCCTGAGCTAGTCAGGGAGATGATAGGTTATCCTCTTGAATCCCTCGTGAGAGTAATCCTCGGTGGTGTAAGCGAGGAGAAGCTTAGAGAGTTTACTGAGGTTAGGAGGAGGCTTGTGAGCGAGAACTGGTTTAAACGCGTGAGGGTTTACCCTGATGTCCCCCCTGTCTTAGAGTATCTTTCCTCCAACGGCTTCACGCTTGGTGTTGCATCCTCGAGCGTGAGGGAGAGACTAGAGCTCTTCCTAGAGTACTTTGGTTTAACTAGGTTCTTCAAGACTATATCAGGTGTTGAGCCGGGTGTTAGAGGGAAGCCTGAGCCTGATGTACTCTTAAGGGCTTTGAAGGCTACTGGAGTTGACTCTAGTGAAGCCGTGTACATTGGTGATAGAATCGTTGACTGTATTGCAGCAAAGCGTGCTAGAGTTAGATCTGTACTCGTGGATAGAGGATGGCTGAAGAATAAGGGTGAGTGTACTCCCGACTACACTATACCCTCACTCCTCGCCCTCATAAACAATTAA
- a CDS encoding phosphoglycolate phosphatase — MFTDVDGTLTVDRGSYLISLEAVDALRRVAERGVLVSLVSSNALPVVVGLSRYMGLNGPVIAESGALVYYDEWGLVELADKSARYVYHDILERFSEFVEDSWQNRFRLYDFALRIRGEHRGRAAVLAEELKEYVEFNFSGFTVDYSGYALHVHSKSVSKGVAVDYVLRRLGVSSEEALGVGDSVMDLDFIKRLGFKAAVGGSDRELVEACNIRAASPGGRGLVEILRKVFEEWF, encoded by the coding sequence GTGTTTACAGACGTGGATGGAACGCTAACAGTTGACAGGGGTAGCTACTTGATCTCGCTTGAGGCAGTAGATGCTCTCCGCAGGGTGGCTGAGAGAGGGGTTCTAGTATCACTAGTCTCTAGTAATGCTCTCCCAGTAGTAGTCGGGTTGTCCAGGTATATGGGTTTAAATGGACCTGTGATCGCGGAGTCTGGTGCTCTAGTCTACTATGATGAGTGGGGTTTAGTGGAGCTTGCAGATAAGTCGGCTCGCTACGTGTACCATGATATCCTGGAGAGGTTTAGTGAGTTCGTCGAGGACTCCTGGCAGAATAGGTTTAGGCTCTATGATTTCGCGTTGAGGATTCGAGGTGAGCACAGGGGTAGGGCGGCTGTGCTGGCTGAGGAGTTGAAGGAGTACGTGGAGTTTAATTTCAGCGGGTTCACGGTAGACTACAGCGGCTACGCTCTCCACGTTCACTCTAAGAGTGTTAGTAAGGGTGTTGCAGTCGACTATGTTCTCAGGAGGCTCGGGGTTAGCAGTGAGGAGGCTCTCGGGGTGGGCGATAGCGTTATGGATTTAGATTTTATTAAGCGCCTCGGGTTTAAAGCTGCTGTCGGAGGCTCTGATAGAGAACTCGTTGAAGCATGCAATATACGGGCAGCTTCACCGGGTGGGAGGGGGCTTGTAGAAATCCTGAGGAAGGTTTTCGAGGAGTGGTTTTAA
- a CDS encoding FAD-dependent oxidoreductase: MDRALDIDIEVAIIADYMNFGFHCREKPRENGLRVAVVGAGPAGLSAAGYLACNGYSIDVYDKLPVPGGLIVHAIPPWRIPVERVLGGIKDLEERLGVKFITKVKVYSGSEPRRDEGDEFAERTVGLEEIVDNYDLVLISTGTWLSKIPRIPGSSARGVESALSYVHKFKLYELGLINHKPEAGRRVLVVGGGYSAIDAAEWALRSKAEVYVAYRRTLREAPAGVYEMERIRRMGAEIIELASPIEVIVEKDSVKAVKLQRMQLGPPDETGRPKPIPVPGSEFTIEADVVVFATGESPTPPLQQAVDYMNKLGVKLDKDGRIIVDEMMRTGNPKIFAAGDVVTGPSKIGPAIKSGLYAARFMHNLTQVKKAIAVER, from the coding sequence ATGGATCGCGCATTAGATATAGATATCGAGGTGGCAATTATCGCAGACTACATGAACTTCGGCTTCCACTGCAGGGAGAAGCCGCGGGAGAACGGTTTAAGAGTAGCAGTAGTAGGCGCTGGGCCAGCAGGGCTCTCCGCAGCAGGATACCTAGCCTGCAACGGGTACAGTATCGACGTCTACGATAAGCTACCCGTGCCGGGAGGACTAATAGTGCACGCTATACCCCCCTGGAGGATACCCGTGGAGAGAGTCCTCGGAGGAATCAAGGATCTCGAGGAGAGACTCGGCGTCAAGTTCATTACTAAGGTGAAAGTCTACTCAGGCAGCGAGCCCAGGCGGGATGAAGGCGACGAGTTCGCTGAGAGAACAGTAGGCTTAGAGGAGATAGTAGACAACTACGACCTCGTCTTGATCTCAACTGGCACATGGCTCTCCAAGATCCCCAGGATCCCGGGGTCCAGTGCCAGAGGTGTTGAAAGCGCGCTCTCATACGTGCATAAATTCAAGCTGTACGAGCTGGGGTTAATCAACCATAAGCCTGAAGCCGGCAGGAGAGTCCTAGTGGTGGGTGGAGGATACAGTGCTATAGATGCAGCAGAATGGGCCTTGAGAAGTAAGGCGGAGGTCTACGTGGCTTACAGGAGAACCCTGAGAGAAGCCCCGGCTGGAGTATACGAGATGGAGAGAATTAGGAGAATGGGAGCTGAGATCATAGAGCTCGCCTCACCCATCGAAGTCATCGTGGAGAAAGACTCCGTGAAAGCTGTTAAACTCCAGAGAATGCAGCTAGGCCCCCCTGATGAAACAGGGCGCCCCAAGCCCATACCAGTGCCTGGAAGCGAGTTCACTATTGAAGCAGACGTAGTAGTCTTCGCGACAGGTGAATCACCTACACCACCCCTCCAGCAGGCAGTAGACTACATGAACAAGCTGGGAGTCAAGCTGGATAAAGATGGAAGAATAATCGTGGATGAGATGATGCGGACAGGAAACCCGAAGATATTTGCTGCTGGAGACGTGGTCACAGGGCCCTCGAAGATAGGGCCTGCAATCAAGAGCGGGCTCTACGCAGCCCGCTTCATGCACAACTTAACCCAGGTGAAGAAGGCTATAGCCGTAGAGAGGTGA
- a CDS encoding proton-conducting transporter membrane subunit, translating to MNIIHVALTGLTFLLTLTGSLPAGRGATLGRILRVTGFLTPLIDVFLNSSGALGFQVFFVALASMVAVAVTLHSEGYYKAAGIQALRKQLLFNTMLSSTLLVFNARTLGELTVGLLLLDTLAIIATISGGSRARAAALLYAVLNMTPSIIALISAWTCIGVEGSLTTGFSELSQVSTPQLAAVALLAGFTARLGLAPFHAWLPIVDEEIPEHASAVLSSLVVKTGVFSLLLASSVFELSGILYYVILVQSAATALYGGLKAALQRNIREVLAYSTLSHTGVIGVLYSLTMLHGGGLLELTLYFYVVYHGLVKAHAFMNTALVGRLAGTLDVYKLGYLGGSCPILLAPALTVFLNLAGIPPSYGFPMKLTPLVAVVMLAPAQGPAFTAAGVVLAASSALSILYSARFIACYTGGYRRMLKPPAVVTREELASEYYLASATLILPLLYIAVASPCMPLQLAVVLIALESLTLPLYATLVLRRQGLQAWRGECWLAGAR from the coding sequence TTGAACATCATTCACGTAGCCCTCACGGGACTCACATTCCTCCTCACGCTAACCGGCTCGCTGCCGGCAGGCAGAGGCGCCACGCTAGGTAGAATTCTAAGAGTAACAGGGTTTCTCACACCCCTCATCGATGTATTCTTGAATAGTAGTGGTGCACTGGGATTCCAGGTATTTTTCGTGGCGCTTGCATCCATGGTTGCTGTAGCTGTGACACTACACTCTGAAGGATACTATAAGGCTGCAGGAATCCAAGCCCTCCGCAAGCAGCTGCTCTTCAACACCATGCTGTCATCCACCCTCTTAGTATTTAATGCTAGAACTCTAGGCGAGCTTACAGTAGGATTACTCCTCCTAGACACGCTGGCAATCATTGCTACTATTAGTGGAGGAAGCAGGGCACGCGCAGCAGCCTTACTCTACGCTGTGCTCAACATGACGCCTTCAATCATAGCATTAATCTCAGCATGGACGTGCATAGGGGTTGAGGGATCCCTGACAACAGGTTTCTCGGAGCTCAGCCAAGTCTCCACGCCCCAGCTGGCAGCAGTAGCACTACTAGCCGGCTTTACTGCTAGACTAGGGCTCGCGCCCTTCCATGCATGGCTACCCATAGTAGACGAAGAGATCCCTGAGCACGCGTCAGCAGTCCTGAGCAGCCTGGTAGTGAAGACAGGGGTTTTCAGCCTCCTCCTAGCTTCATCGGTATTCGAGCTGAGTGGTATCCTCTACTACGTTATCCTAGTGCAGAGTGCGGCTACAGCGCTCTACGGGGGTTTAAAGGCTGCTCTCCAAAGGAATATAAGAGAGGTTCTAGCTTACAGCACACTCAGCCATACTGGAGTAATAGGCGTGCTCTACTCGCTTACAATGCTCCATGGAGGAGGGCTCCTCGAGCTCACACTATACTTCTACGTAGTCTACCATGGACTCGTGAAAGCCCATGCATTCATGAATACCGCTCTAGTAGGCAGGCTAGCCGGCACCCTAGACGTCTACAAGCTAGGCTACCTCGGCGGCTCATGCCCCATCCTCCTCGCACCTGCTCTCACAGTATTCTTGAATCTCGCTGGGATCCCGCCTTCATACGGCTTCCCAATGAAGCTTACACCACTCGTAGCAGTAGTAATGCTGGCGCCAGCACAGGGGCCAGCGTTCACGGCAGCCGGGGTAGTGCTTGCTGCTTCCTCAGCTCTATCAATACTCTACAGTGCTAGATTCATTGCATGCTACACCGGGGGGTACAGGAGGATGCTGAAGCCTCCTGCAGTTGTAACGAGAGAAGAGCTGGCTTCAGAATACTATCTAGCCTCAGCCACGCTAATCCTACCGCTACTCTACATAGCTGTAGCTTCACCATGCATGCCCCTCCAGCTAGCAGTAGTATTGATCGCGCTTGAATCCCTGACACTCCCATTATACGCTACACTAGTTCTCAGAAGACAAGGGCTTCAAGCCTGGAGGGGTGAGTGCTGGCTGGCAGGTGCTAGGTGA